Part of the Devosia sp. SL43 genome, GGCGAGCTGGGCGCCCAGCCATTCAGCAACTTCCGGGGGCAGGGCGGCCAGCAAGGTTGCGTCGTCCTCATAGGTCAGCCGATTGCGATCGCGGATCATGAACGAGAAACCGGCTCGCATGCCGATCTCACCATAGGCGCCGAGAACCCCGTCGGCGGTCTGTTGCCAGGACTCTGGCGGACCCGACACTCCGCCATGAATGTGATGCACTGTGGTCGTGCCGCTCTCCAGCATTTCGATGGCCGAATAGAGCGTGTCGAGCCGCAGCGGCACGCGCCGCAATGCGCGAAAGCGCGGCAGCCAGAATTCGAGCGGTGCGAAAGGCACACCATGCATCAATGGGGTTATGCCCGAATGATGGTGACCGTTGACCATGCCCGGCATGGCGATCATCCCCGGTCCGCCATGGCGCGGAAGATCGGGAAAGCGGGAGCGAAGATCGGCCGCCGAACCAATCTCGGCAATATTGCCATCGACGGCGTGAATAGCGGCGTCCACCATCGTGGTGAAGCCATCGGCAGCGTCAACACCGCAGAGGATGGCGCCGGCTTCAATCAGACAATCGGGCGCTGGCGTCATCGTTCAATCCCCGATGGCCGGGGCGCCACTGGCGGCGGCGAGATAGCGCTCTTCCCACCAGGTGAAGACCAGGTCGCGCAAGGCCTGGGCGTCATCGTCGCCATATTGGGGGAGCTTGACCGCATCGAACAGTGCCGCCTCGTCATCGGTCAACTCCACAGCCACGGGCTGGCGAACGATGGGCACGTTGGTGAATTCGGGACGATAAGCGGTATCGCGGCGCAGTTCGCGGTCGGCCTTGATATTGGGCTGGCGGAAATCGGCGGGCGTGCGCTGGCTCTTGAGCACCGGCGTCCTGGGAACCGCTGCCATGTCGTCCGCCGTGGCCTCGAAGATAGTCATTTTGATCGGCTTCAACCCGAAATTTGACGTGCGCATGATGTCGGCGCCGCAGACATTGGGCACGGCCAATACGTCCACCAGCGCCAGCAGGTCGACATAGTCGCCGGCCTTGCTGGTCTGCCTTGTGATCGAGGCCCGGCCCTCCAGGGTGACCTCGGTATTCATGAAGAAATTGAAGCTGTCATGCACGTCATCCGGGGTCAGCCCATACTCGCGCTGCGCCTCGGACTGGATGTCGTGGCAGTTGGTATGCGCATCGAAGCCATAGGCGCTTTCGTAGAGATAGGCCGAGCAGCGCGGGAACAGCACGTCGTTGCGTCCGTACGTGTCTTCGAGAATGTAGAGCATGGCCCGCTCGCGCGGCGGCTGCGACCACAGGAACGTACCCTGGCTAGGGTTGAAGCCGTGCACGGTGCGAGTCCGCCCGCAATGCATGAACTCCTTGTAGTCATGCAGGTTGAAGGCGTTGAAATCGACGCATTGCCCACCCTCGACCTGCTCGATACGCAGGATCTGGCCGGCCAGCAGTTCGATGGCCTTGCCGGTGCCTGGCTCGAGAACAAGCTCCGAGATGATGGTTCTCATTTTGCCACCGTATACGTTTTTGCGGCTTGTTCGCGGATGGCCCTGCGAATGAGCGCCACCCGATCGGGTGCCGCACCTTGTGCTATGGTGCGATCCAGTAGCGCCAGCTGCTGTTGGTTCAGCATGAGGGTGATTGTCCGCGCCATCCTGGCCTCCACTTTGCTCTCGCAAATAAGTATACAATTAAGGGATACAGGCAAGGCGCATTCCGTGTTCCAAAAATGCATGGCTGCCTTGCAAAGGGTGCCTTTTCGGCCGATTCTGATCTCCATCGCGACAAAACTTCAGGTTTTGTAGCGTCTTAGCGCTCCAACCTTACCGACGATTTCAAAGCGCGATCCAAAATCATGGATACTTGTTATCTAACCGTAGGTATGCGTGAATTGACCTACGCCGGGAGTTCACATGACCAGACCGTCCCCTCGCATCGAAATTGCCCATGAAGCGCTGAAGCAGGCCATCCTGGAGCGCGCCCTGCAGCCTGGCACCAAGCTGCCCGAGGACGAGATCGGCGCACATTTTTCCATGAGCCGTACGCTGGTCCGCGCAGTCTTGGCGCGCTTGCAGGCTGAGGGCCTCGTGGATGCCCGACCCAAGCGCACCGCGACGGTTGCTCTGCCGACCCTGGCCGAGGCGCGCGATGTGTTCGAGGTGCGCCGTACCCTCGAAGCCGAAGTGGTCCGGCTGGTCATCAAGCGTTGGAAGCCCGCCTTTGGCGCCGAGCTCGAAGGGCTGGTGCGCGAGGAGGATGCAGCGCGTGAGCGTGGCGAGGAACATGTCTGGGGCCGGCTGGCCGGCGAATTCCACATTCGCCTGGCCAAGCTCAGCGGCAATGCGCTGATCGCGAAATACATGGCCGAGCTGGTAACGCGATGCTCCCTGATCCTGGCCGTATTCGGCCGGCCACACCTGCATGATGGTGGCGCTGACGAGCATGCCGAGATCATCGCGGCGTTGCGTTCAGGCGATGCCGAAAGGGCCGTGGCGATCATGGATCATCACATGGGCGAGGTGGAAAGCCGCGCCATCACCGGCAATGAGGACGACAACCGGCCAGCGCTTGGCGATGTCCTGGCGCGATACGCCGGCGCGATCTCGGCCCGCGATAGTGCCGTCCCGCTGATCCGCAAGGCACGCGGCAAATGAACCAGCACACCCATTTCGACTTTGCCGACCTGAACGCCAGGCAGCGCTATAAGCTGTTGATTGGCACTGTGATCCCGCGGCCGATCGCCTTTATCACCACGTTGAGCAAAGACGGTCGCCGCAATGCCGGGCCGTTCAGCTTCTTCAATGTGCTGACCCATGACCCTGCGATCGTGGCCATCGGCGTCGAAAATTATGACGACGGGCGGATGAAGGATACGTCGCGCAATATCCGCGATACCGAGGAGTTTACGGTCCACATCGTTGACGACGCGCTGGCGGCGCAGATGGAGATCTGTGCGATCAAATTCGGCCCCGATGTCGACGAACTGGCGGAGGCCGGCCTCGAAACTGTGCCTGGACTGGCGGTCAAAAGCCCGCGCATCATCTCGGCGCCTGCGGCGCTCGAATGCCGGCGCTATATGACGCTGGAGGTGGGCAAGGCCCGCGAAATTATTCTCGGGGAAGTGCTGGGCATTCATATCCGGGCAGACCTCGTCGATCCCCAAAACCTGCATGTCGATCAGATGGGCATGGATGCCATCGGTCGGATGGGCGGGCACAGCTATGCGCGAACGCGCGACCAGTTCGACATCAAGACTTTGAGCGTCGAGGAATGGGAGGGGCGCAAACGCGACGTGCTCCTGCCCGAGACGACGGGCTAAGCCGCCCGACCACTGCCGTCATGCCAATGCGGCGTCCGCGGACGCCGCCTCAATGGGGTTTCGCCATGCGATGCCCAAACCGCAATCGTGTGCCCGAATGGCGGGCACGGACAAAAGGGGTGCAACCATGTCCAGACTGTCTCTCTCTCGCCGGACCTTCCTTGGTGGCGCTGCCGCCACCACGCTGCTGTTGGGCAGTGGCCTGCGCGTCCAGGCGCAAAGCCCGCTCACCATCGGCATGATCTATGTCGGCCCCAAGGGCGATTTCGGCTGGAACCAGGCCCATGCGGTGGGCGCCGCCGCCCTCAAGGCACTGCCCGATGTCACTGTGGTCGAAGAAGAGAACGTGCCCGAGACCGATGCCGTCGCTCAGTCGATGGAATCGATGATCAACCTGGACGGTGCCAGCCTGCTGTTCCCGACCTCCTTCGGCTATTTCGATCCCTTCATGGTCGAAGCCGCCAAGAAATACCCGGACGTCCAGTTTCGTCATCCGACCTCGCTGTGGAATGCCGAGACCCACCCGACCAATCTGGGAGGCTACTTCTGCTATCTCGACCAGGCGCACTATGTGAATGGCGTCGCGGCCGGCCTCTCGACCACGTCTAACAAGATCGGCTTCATCGCTGCCAAGCCGATCGCGCTGGTGTTGCGCAACGTCAACGCCTTCACCATCGGTGTAAAAAGGGTCAATCCTGCGGCCGAGGTGCGGCTGATCATCACCGGCGAGTGGAGCCTGCCGGTGCGCGAGGCCGAGGCCACCAACGCCCTGATCGACGCCGGCTGCGACGTCATCGCCTGCCATGTCGACAGTCCCAAAGTGGTGGTCGAGACGGCCGAGGGTCGCGGCGTCAAGACCTGTGGCCACAACGCCAGCCAGGCCGATTTGGCGCCCAAGGGCTTCATCACCGGCGCCGAGCTCAACTGGGGCACGGTCTATACCGAATATGCCGGCCTGATCGCCGCCGGCCAGCCGCTGCCCAATGTCAATGAAGGTGGCTACGACAAGAACATGGTGTCCTCGACCGCCTTCGGCGCCGGCGCCACCGAGGCGGCCATCGCCGCCGCCACCGCCGCCATTGCCGAAACCAAGGGTGGCGCGCCGATCTTCGTTGGCCCGATCAAGGACAATACCGGCAAGGTGGTCATCGAAGGCACACTGGGCCTCTATGACGGCGCCCTCTGGGGCACCGACTATCTCGTCGAAGGCGTCGTCGGCTCGATCACCTGACCGGAGGTGGTGCCGTCGGCTCCGGCCGACGGTACCACCCAAGCGTCCGCTTCCACCGGCTGGGGAATGCTGGCCCCAGCCCGGCTGACTACTCGGCCGGTGCCGCAACCGGTGCCGTGGTGCGCAGCGCCCCGAGCCCACGCACCTTGCTGCCAACCCAGTCGAGTACCGCCATGGCGGTCTTCTCTACTGGCTTGCGGAAGCGGTGTTCGACGAGGTTGGAGAAGACGATGGCGATGCAGAATGTCGATGCCATCACCACGATCAGGCTCAACCAGGCCGGCAGGAAGCGATCGAAATTGGCGAGGAAGCTGATGCCGATATTCTCGTGGATCAGGTACCACGAGAAGCTCAGCAGACCGACGTTGGCGATCGCCGGAGACACGCCTGAAATGTGCGGGATTGATCGGCCCGACGCGAAGCGCAGGAACAACAGCGCCAGTAGCAAATAGGCGAGGGCGCAGATGACAGCGACAACCAACCCATCGTGGTTCTCGAACGAATAGGCCTCGATGCCGACGACCGCAGTCGATAGCACTAGGTTGACCAGCATCAGTCCGCGCAAACCGCTGACGCCATTCTGCATTTGTCGCCCCAGAATGCCCACCGCGAAGAAGCTGAGATAGGGGGCGATGGCGAGGAATTTGAGCATCGATTGCGGCGTGATCGGGCCTGAGCCCGAGATCAGCGTCGAGGCGGCCCAGATGGGCGCCATGATGATGCCTAGCCAGGCGAAAACCTTGGTAAAGCGCAGCGGATCGGTGAACACACCCGCCAGGATCGCCACCAGCACATAGAACTTGACCTCCACCGCGATCGACCAGAACGAGCCATCGACCCATTCGCCGATCTCGCCGACAAAGAACAGGTTCATCACCACATCGACCGGCCCGGCAGCCACGACGTGGAACTTGGCCTCGGGCACACTGGGAATATAGGCGACGAGGCTGAAGGCGAACAGCAGCAGCACGGCGGCGAAAAAGGCCGGATAGATGCGCGAGAAGCGCCGCGCCAGGAATACCCCGACCGTCGCGGAACGCTCCAGCGTCATGAAGATGCAGTAGCCCGAGATGATGAAAAAGAAATAGACGCCTACCCAGCCGAAGAACACCGGCAGCGGCGCGCCTTCGGTGATGTTCAGCGAATAGGCCGGCAGCCGTGCCGTGAAATGGAACAGCACCACCAGCAGGATGGCGATGCCTCGAAAGACGTCGATGGTTTCGACCCGGCCTTTGGTCATGCTGTGCACTCTGATGTCCGCGCCCGGAACATAGCGCCTGTGGCCTCCAGTGCGGAGGCCATCCTTACCCTAGCGTTAATAGGTAAAGCTTTAGCCAAGCGGCGCGGGACCGGAGTCCCGGTCAGCCTTTGATTCCCCGGTCAGCTTTTGATCCGGATACTGGTATTGTCCGCGCCATACTCGCGCACCAGGTTGTACAGCAGCTTGGCATTGCTCGTTTGCAGCCGTACGCAGCCATGCGAGGCCGGGCTGCCGAGGGCGTTCACATGGCTGGTGCCATGGATGGCATAGCCGCCATAGAAGAAGATCGAGTAGGGCATCGGCGCGCCATCATACTTCTGCGAATAGTATTCGCGATGCATGCGGATCGGACCCCACGTGCCGGTCGGCGTACGATAGCCACGCTTGCCGCTCGACACATCCCACTGATATTGCGTCGCGCCATTGACCTTGACGACCATCGTCTGCTCGGAAAGGTCGACCACGATCGACACACTCGCAGCACTAGCCGGGTAGGCCAGCAACAAGAAACCGATAACCACAAGAACAAAGCGAACCAAGTAACGCCCCCATGAATGCTTGGATCTGAAATGTCATCATAGTCCTTGCTTGTGTCGTCGACGAGTTTGTTTGGAAAACAACATTAATTCGCCGTAAGGCCGCATTTTGAGTGACGGTCTGCTCGCGCCGCGCACATCAATTTGCATTCCCCGGGCAGCGTGCTAAACGTGCGCCCAATTCCGTTCCGACCTTTAGGCATGCCATGTCCCAGGACAATATTTTCCGCGAAGTCGACGAGGAGCTGCGCAGCGATCGCATGCGCGCTCTGTGGCGTCGCTTTGCGCCCTTCGTTATTGGCGCAGCCGTGCTCGTCGTGTTGGCCGTCGCGGTCAACGAAGGCTGGACCTGGTACCATTCCAACAACGCCGCCCAGTCGTCCGATGAGCTCTACGCGGCCTTCGACGCCATTGATGGCGGTGATCTCGCCTCGGCGCAGAACCAGCTGTCGGCCCTAGAGGTCAATGGCAGCGGCAGCTACCCCGTCCTGGCCCAGTTCCGCAAGGCTGGCGTCCTGGCCAAGGAAGGCAAGGTGACCGAAGCCGTCGCCGCCTACGATGCGCTGGCCAACAGCCTGTCCAATATCCGCCTGCGCGAACTGGCGCTGGTCCTTGGCGGCACGCTGATGGTCGATGCCGGCACCCTGGCAGATGTCGATTCCCGCGTCGGCAGCGTCGCCATCGACGGCAACCCGCTGCGCAACGCTGCACGCGAAGCGCTCGGCCTGGCTCAATACAAGGCCGGCGACTTCGCCGCTGCCCAGGCGAGCTTTGAGGCCGTGCTCAACGACCCGCTGGTGCAGAACTCCGTGCGCAATCGCATGGGCTACTACCTCGCGCAGCTGCTGGCCGAAGGCGCCGTCGCGCCCGAAGCGCCCGCTGAAGCCGCCGCAACCGCCATCGACGAAATCGTCGGCGGCGACGAGGCTCCCGCCGCAGAGCCTGCGCCGGCGACCGAGGTTGCCCCCGCCACGGATGCTGCTCCGGCCGCTGAAACGCCCGCGACGGACGCTCCCGCCGCCACCACCGAAACCCAGCCGGCCGCACAATAAGCGGCTGGCAAACGCCTGCCTGATCGGAACACGCATGACCGTCACCGTAGCCATTGTCGGTCGTCCCAATGTCGGCAAATCCACGCTCTTCAAC contains:
- a CDS encoding DUF1989 domain-containing protein, producing the protein MRTIISELVLEPGTGKAIELLAGQILRIEQVEGGQCVDFNAFNLHDYKEFMHCGRTRTVHGFNPSQGTFLWSQPPRERAMLYILEDTYGRNDVLFPRCSAYLYESAYGFDAHTNCHDIQSEAQREYGLTPDDVHDSFNFFMNTEVTLEGRASITRQTSKAGDYVDLLALVDVLAVPNVCGADIMRTSNFGLKPIKMTIFEATADDMAAVPRTPVLKSQRTPADFRQPNIKADRELRRDTAYRPEFTNVPIVRQPVAVELTDDEAALFDAVKLPQYGDDDAQALRDLVFTWWEERYLAAASGAPAIGD
- a CDS encoding GntR family transcriptional regulator, which encodes MTRPSPRIEIAHEALKQAILERALQPGTKLPEDEIGAHFSMSRTLVRAVLARLQAEGLVDARPKRTATVALPTLAEARDVFEVRRTLEAEVVRLVIKRWKPAFGAELEGLVREEDAARERGEEHVWGRLAGEFHIRLAKLSGNALIAKYMAELVTRCSLILAVFGRPHLHDGGADEHAEIIAALRSGDAERAVAIMDHHMGEVESRAITGNEDDNRPALGDVLARYAGAISARDSAVPLIRKARGK
- a CDS encoding flavin reductase family protein, with the translated sequence MNQHTHFDFADLNARQRYKLLIGTVIPRPIAFITTLSKDGRRNAGPFSFFNVLTHDPAIVAIGVENYDDGRMKDTSRNIRDTEEFTVHIVDDALAAQMEICAIKFGPDVDELAEAGLETVPGLAVKSPRIISAPAALECRRYMTLEVGKAREIILGEVLGIHIRADLVDPQNLHVDQMGMDAIGRMGGHSYARTRDQFDIKTLSVEEWEGRKRDVLLPETTG
- a CDS encoding BMP family ABC transporter substrate-binding protein: MSRLSLSRRTFLGGAAATTLLLGSGLRVQAQSPLTIGMIYVGPKGDFGWNQAHAVGAAALKALPDVTVVEEENVPETDAVAQSMESMINLDGASLLFPTSFGYFDPFMVEAAKKYPDVQFRHPTSLWNAETHPTNLGGYFCYLDQAHYVNGVAAGLSTTSNKIGFIAAKPIALVLRNVNAFTIGVKRVNPAAEVRLIITGEWSLPVREAEATNALIDAGCDVIACHVDSPKVVVETAEGRGVKTCGHNASQADLAPKGFITGAELNWGTVYTEYAGLIAAGQPLPNVNEGGYDKNMVSSTAFGAGATEAAIAAATAAIAETKGGAPIFVGPIKDNTGKVVIEGTLGLYDGALWGTDYLVEGVVGSIT
- a CDS encoding acyltransferase family protein yields the protein MTKGRVETIDVFRGIAILLVVLFHFTARLPAYSLNITEGAPLPVFFGWVGVYFFFIISGYCIFMTLERSATVGVFLARRFSRIYPAFFAAVLLLFAFSLVAYIPSVPEAKFHVVAAGPVDVVMNLFFVGEIGEWVDGSFWSIAVEVKFYVLVAILAGVFTDPLRFTKVFAWLGIIMAPIWAASTLISGSGPITPQSMLKFLAIAPYLSFFAVGILGRQMQNGVSGLRGLMLVNLVLSTAVVGIEAYSFENHDGLVVAVICALAYLLLALLFLRFASGRSIPHISGVSPAIANVGLLSFSWYLIHENIGISFLANFDRFLPAWLSLIVVMASTFCIAIVFSNLVEHRFRKPVEKTAMAVLDWVGSKVRGLGALRTTAPVAAPAE
- a CDS encoding L,D-transpeptidase, with the translated sequence MVRFVLVVIGFLLLAYPASAASVSIVVDLSEQTMVVKVNGATQYQWDVSSGKRGYRTPTGTWGPIRMHREYYSQKYDGAPMPYSIFFYGGYAIHGTSHVNALGSPASHGCVRLQTSNAKLLYNLVREYGADNTSIRIKS
- a CDS encoding tetratricopeptide repeat protein, with product MSQDNIFREVDEELRSDRMRALWRRFAPFVIGAAVLVVLAVAVNEGWTWYHSNNAAQSSDELYAAFDAIDGGDLASAQNQLSALEVNGSGSYPVLAQFRKAGVLAKEGKVTEAVAAYDALANSLSNIRLRELALVLGGTLMVDAGTLADVDSRVGSVAIDGNPLRNAAREALGLAQYKAGDFAAAQASFEAVLNDPLVQNSVRNRMGYYLAQLLAEGAVAPEAPAEAAATAIDEIVGGDEAPAAEPAPATEVAPATDAAPAAETPATDAPAATTETQPAAQ